The genomic interval TGAACCCGGTTTTCCCGGTAGGGGAACAAATCGCCGAGTCCATCCGCCTGCATCAAGGATTGAGCAGCGATGAGGCGCTCAAAGAGGCCCGACGGATGCTGGAGCTGGTGCGCATTCCGGAGGCGCAGGCCATTCTGGGCCGCTACCCGCATCAGCTTTCCGGCGGCATGCGCCAGCGGGTGATGATTGCCATGGCGCTCTCGTGCCGTCCGGCGGTGCTGATTGCCGATGAACCGACGACGGCGCTGGACGTGACGATTCAGGCGCAGATCCTGCAGCTCATCAACGTGCTGCAGCAGGAGATGGAGATGGGGGTGATCTTTATCACCCACGATATGGGCGTGGTTGCCGATATCGCCGATCGCGTACTGGTGATGCACAAGGGCTGCGCAGTAGAAACCGGCACGGTTGAGCAGATTTTTCACGCCCCCGCGCATCCTTACACCAAAGCGCTGCTGGCGGCGGTCCCGCGCCTGGGGGCGATGAACGGCAGCGATCTGCCGCGCCGTTTTCCGCTGATTTCCCTCGAGGCCTCTGAGCTGCAGGAGGATGAGCGCGAGCAGGACACCGTGGTGCCGGGTAAGCCCATTCTGGAAGTGCGCAATCTGGTCACCCGTTTTCCGCTGCGCAGCGGCGTATTGAACCGCGTCAAGCGCGAAGTGCACGCGGTGGAAAACGTCAGTTTCGATCTCTGGCCGGGCGAAACGCTGGCGCTGGTGGGGGAGTCAGGTTGCGGTAAGTCCACCACCGGGCGGGCGTTGCTCCGTCTGGTGGAATCACAGGAAGGCAGTATTACCTTTAACGGTGAGCGCATTGATACCCTTCCGGACAGCAGGCTGCAGGCGGTGCGGCGAGATATTCAGTTTATTTTCCAGGATCCGTATGCCTCCCTCGATCCGCGCCATACGGTGGGGTATTCGATCATGGAGCCGCTGCGGGTGCATAACCTGCTCGACGGCGAGGCGGCGCAGCGGCGCGTGGCCTGGCTGCTGGAGCGCGTCGGCCTGAAGCCGGAACACGCCTGGCGTTATCCGCACGAGTTTTCCGGCGGACAGCGGCAGCGTATCTGCATCGCCCGCGCGCTGGCGCTGAACCCGAAAGTGGTGATTGCCGATGAATCCGTCTCGGCGCTGGATGTCTCTATCCGCGCGCAAATCATTAATTTACTGCTGGATTTACAGCGGGATATGGGGATTGCCTTCCTGTTTATCTCGCACGATATGGCCGTGGTCGAGCGCATCAGCCATCGCGTGGCGGTGATGTTTATGGGGCAGATCGTGGAGATTGGGCCGCGAAGGGCGGTGTTTGAAAACCCGCAGCATCCTTACACCCGCAAGCTTATCGCGGCGGTCCCGGTTGCCGATCCCGCGCATCGTCGCGGCCAGCGCGTGCTGCTGCAGGATGAAATGCCGGGCAATATTCGTAAACGCGGCGAGGCCGTGGAGCGCGTGACGCTGCGCGAGGTCGGGCCGGGTCATTTCGTGGCTCCCCCGCGTCAGGACAATGCTTTTTCGCGGTTATAACTTACAACAGGCAGGAGAACACAATGGTTACTTTTATAGCGCGTAGATGGTTGTTAGCCGCGAGCGCGACGGCAGCCCTGTCCGCTGCCCCCGCGTTCGCTGCCAAAGACGTGGTGGTTGCCGTCGGCTCCAATTTCACCACGCTCGATCCGTATGACGCCAACGACACGCTCTCTCAGGCGGTGGCGAAATCGTTTTATCAGGGCCTTTTCGGCCTTGATAAAGAGATGAAGCTCAAAAACGTGCTGGCGGAGGGGTACACCGTGTCCGACGACGGGCTGGTGTATACCATTAAG from Enterobacter sp. JBIWA008 carries:
- the gsiA gene encoding glutathione ABC transporter ATP-binding protein GsiA, with product MPHSEELDNREVLAVHQLNIAFQEERQFIPAVQNLSFTLRRGETLAIVGESGSGKSVTALALMRLLEQTDGQISSEKMLLRRRNLQVIDLNELSGSQMQGVRGADIAMIFQEPMTSLNPVFPVGEQIAESIRLHQGLSSDEALKEARRMLELVRIPEAQAILGRYPHQLSGGMRQRVMIAMALSCRPAVLIADEPTTALDVTIQAQILQLINVLQQEMEMGVIFITHDMGVVADIADRVLVMHKGCAVETGTVEQIFHAPAHPYTKALLAAVPRLGAMNGSDLPRRFPLISLEASELQEDEREQDTVVPGKPILEVRNLVTRFPLRSGVLNRVKREVHAVENVSFDLWPGETLALVGESGCGKSTTGRALLRLVESQEGSITFNGERIDTLPDSRLQAVRRDIQFIFQDPYASLDPRHTVGYSIMEPLRVHNLLDGEAAQRRVAWLLERVGLKPEHAWRYPHEFSGGQRQRICIARALALNPKVVIADESVSALDVSIRAQIINLLLDLQRDMGIAFLFISHDMAVVERISHRVAVMFMGQIVEIGPRRAVFENPQHPYTRKLIAAVPVADPAHRRGQRVLLQDEMPGNIRKRGEAVERVTLREVGPGHFVAPPRQDNAFSRL